From the Montipora capricornis isolate CH-2021 chromosome 2, ASM3666992v2, whole genome shotgun sequence genome, one window contains:
- the LOC138039126 gene encoding uncharacterized protein isoform X1, which produces MVASQTGCHVEPMYRSSSKCTRSPRLGLSAEKKVAKQLVTKATLSAGTTSRPLLFAKRRANNHARGCHNSLLSQGYRVAFPTVTVTECTVCYANSEHLLPEYIHMPKEIPSLERLIAGWDKRQCFQWLLVQWMECTSSSCNHTSTHKSTILTK; this is translated from the exons ATGGTTGCCAGCCAAACAGGATGTCACGTGGAACCAATGTACAGATCTTCTAGTAAATGTACCAG ATCCCCTCGGCTAGGACTCTCAGCAGAAAAGAAG GTGGCGAAACAACTTGTAACTAAAGCCACATTATCAGCTGGGACCACCAGTCGCCCTTTGCTCTTTGCTAAACGACGTGCTAACAACCATGCCAGGG GTTGCCATAACTCTTTACTATCTCAAGGATACA GGGTTGCATTCCCAACAGTGACGGTTACAGAATGTACAGTGTGTTATGCTAACAGTGAACACCTGTTACCTGAATATATCCATATGCCTAAAGAAATACCTTCCCTTGAGAGGCTAATTGCAGGCTGGGACAAAAGACAGTGTTTCCAATGGTTGTTGGTGCAGTGGATGGAATGCACATCCTCATCATGCAACCATACCTCAACTCACAAGAGTACTATTCTTACAAAATGA
- the LOC138039126 gene encoding uncharacterized protein isoform X2, with translation MVASQTGCHVEPMYRSSSKCTRSPRLGLSAEKKVAKQLVTKATLSAGTTSRPLLFAKRRANNHARVTEFAPHPG, from the exons ATGGTTGCCAGCCAAACAGGATGTCACGTGGAACCAATGTACAGATCTTCTAGTAAATGTACCAG ATCCCCTCGGCTAGGACTCTCAGCAGAAAAGAAG GTGGCGAAACAACTTGTAACTAAAGCCACATTATCAGCTGGGACCACCAGTCGCCCTTTGCTCTTTGCTAAACGACGTGCTAACAACCATGCCAGGG TCACTGAATTTGCCCCTCACCCCGGCTGA